The Glycine soja cultivar W05 chromosome 3, ASM419377v2, whole genome shotgun sequence genome window below encodes:
- the LOC114404953 gene encoding uncharacterized protein LOC114404953, which produces MISCSIGEVAVGKALIDLGASINLMPLFMCRRLGELEIMPTHMTLQLVDRSITRPYGVIEDVLVKVKHLIFPANFVVIDIEEDADIPLIPGRPFMSTASCVVDMENRMLQIGIEDQKIIFDLFHEDKEPPNRNVCFKVHVMEERRPEKKVLEVGTLLDPG; this is translated from the coding sequence ATGATATCGTGTTCCATTGGTGAGGTTGCTGTTGgaaaagctctcatagacttgggagctagtatcaactTAATGCCTCTGTTTATGTGCCGACGACTTGGAGAGCTTGAGATAATGCCTACGCACATGACCCTTCAGTTAGTTGATCGCTCCATCACAAGACcatatggagtgattgaagatgttttggtgaaggtgaAACACCTTATATTTCCAGCTAATTTTGTGGTGATAGACATAGAAGAGGATGCTGATATTCCTCTCATTCCTGGTCGCCCATTCATGTCTACTGCAAGTTGTGTAGTAGATATGGAAAATAGGATGTTGCAAATTGGCATAGAAGATCAGAAAATCATCTTTGATCTATTTCATGAAGATAAAGAGCCACCTAATCGGAATGTCTGTTTTAAAGTTCATGTCATGGAGGAAAGAAGACCTGAGAAGAAGGTCCTTGAAGTGGGAACTTTATTGGATCCTGGATAA